CGGCCTCGGCCAGTGCATTGATGAGTTGCTGCAGTTTGAGGGCGGCTATCGGGGCTGGCGCACCACGCCGGTGAACATGGACCCCTCGCAACTCCTGCCGGTCGAGGTGTTGGAGGACACGCTGGACAAGCAGATCCGCCGTCGGGGCGACGGTACCGTCGAGATGGTGTACAAGACCGGCGACTACCGCCGGCATGATGTCGGCTGGCCCATCAAGACGCTGGCCGACTGGCGCGAGTACAAAGCCCGCCACATGCAGCCCGACGACCCCTCGCGCTTCCCGACCAACTGGGACGAACTCGTCAAGCAGTACCAGCAGCGCGACTACCCGCTGCAGCTCACCCACCGGGGCGTCTACGGCTTCCCGCGCAACCGCATGGGCGACGAGGCCATGGCCTATGCCTTCTACGACGACCCCGAGCTGATGCACACCATCATGGACGACTACACGGACTTCGCCCTCGCCGTCTATGAGAAGATGGTGGCCGAGGTGGACTTCGACCTCATCGAGTGCTGGGAGGACATGGCCTACCGCAGCGGCTCGCTGATCTCGCCGGCGACCTTCCGCGAGTTCATGACTCCCAACTACCGCAAGCTGCGGCAGTTCGCCGACGCCCACAACATCCCGATCATCCTCGTGGACAGTGACGGGTACATCGAGGACCTGTCGGAGGTCATGTTCGAAGCCGGCGTCAACGCGATGTACCCGTACGAGGTGCAATCGGGCAATGACGTGGCGCGGGTGCGCGAGCGCTTCCCGGGGATGGGCTGCGTCGGGGGGCTGAACAAGGAGGCCATGGCGTGGGGACAGGAGGCGATAGACGCCGAGATCGCGCGCGCCCGGCGCCTCATCGAGCTGGGGCACTTCATCCCCGGCCCGGATCACTTCGTCCTGTCGAATGTCGCCTTCGCCAGCTACCGGTACTTCATGGAGCAGCTACGCGAGGTGTGCCTCACGACGACGCCCGGGCACGACTGAGCGCCGCGGCGTGCCTCATCGCGCCCTCGTGATCTCCGCCAACACCGCTGCCGCCTGCACGGCCGGGCCGTCGCCGATCTGCGACTGCATGTCGAGCCGTCCCCCACGCGCCCGGCACGCGCTCGCAGTCCACGCGGCCAGCTTCCCCCACGCCTCCGTCCTCAGCGGGCAGGCCATCTGATCCACGGGCTGGAGCCACGCCACGGGCCGCGGCGCGGCCAGCGCCGACAGCTCGACCACGTCGAAGTCACGCGGGGCCTCGGGAATCCAGAAGTAGCCCCGCAGCTCGTAGTAGGGGTTCTCGATGAGGGTGCGATACGACGCGAGCGTGCCGAGTGTGACGGCGCGCCCAATCTGCGGCTCGCCCGCCGCCGCCAGTAGCGCCCACAGGCCCCCCTCGCCCTCGCCCAACGCGGTGAGTTCCGTCGAGCCCAGGTCGCCGCGCGCGTGCAGATACCGGGCGGCGGCGGCCACGTCCTCGGCCCGCATGGCTGCCATCGTCCGGCGCAGGGCCGCCCACGCCGTGATGGCGAGGCTGTCGCGGGCCCAGTTGTCCGCGTCATAGCCATTGGCGGTTGCCGCAAAGCGCCCGTCGCGCGGGTCGGTCTCTCCCACACCGCGCACGTCCAGGGACAGCACCGTCGCGCCGGCACGGCACAGCTCCAGCGGCAGTGAAGGTTGGTCCGCGCGTGTGGGCTTGCCGCGGTCCGACACGTGCAGCACGAGCGGCCCGCCCGGCTGCGCCGGGCGCAACAGCGCCGCCGGACAACGAACGCCCTCCTCCGTGCTCAGGACCAGCATCTCCGCCGTGAAGCCCTCGCCGTCAAACGTGCCCGCCGGCTGAGCCGCCGGCACCGCCCCGTCGGGAAGCAACCTGGCCCCCGCCCGTTGCGCGACCGCCTGCCGCAGGGCCGTCACCTGCGCCTCGGCCTCGGCCGCCGAGGTCGGTTGCTTCCGCGTTGGCAGCATGGCGTGCAGGCGCGCCGTGTTGAGGCTGACGCCGCTCTCGCCCCCCAGCGACTTGAGGGTGAAGCCGCTGTCGGTACACCACAGCTCCTGGGCGGTCAGCACGTGCAGCGGGGGCTCGTCGGCGCCGGCCTCGGGCTTGCCGAACCAGCGGTTGAACCACGCGTAGGCCGCGACGCGCTTGGGTCTCTCCATGTTGTGCACGCCGTCCACCCAGGCCAGGTCGCAGCGGTCCTCGGCCACGCCGAGGCCGCGATAGAAGCGTCGCATGTCCTTCATGCGGCTCTCGTGGCCGACCTCGCCGGAGTCCTTGCCGACGATGAAGCGGCACGGGCGCGGCGCGATGAGGCACAGCAGGTCCGGGTCGCGGTAGCCGCCGACGAGGTAGGTGTTCTCCTGCGAGCCGCCCGGATGTCCGGCCGCGCAGACCTGGATGCGCTCATCCACAGCCGTGATGAGCAGCGCCATCTGCCCGCCGCCGGAGTTGCCCGTCGCCCCCAGGCGCTGCGGGTCTACCTCGGGCCGCGAGGC
Above is a genomic segment from bacterium containing:
- a CDS encoding acetylxylan esterase, translating into HGGDLRLKPGTAARLSAWVRTHELQGRAYLLLYSLDAKGEVLAQPSSQSLTGTADWTELQVQATVPAGAAYVMPYLEVKGVGTAAFDDVVLTGEATGEAPAIAAPPIVFGPEDFWRLQGYEVVSRDGRSMLQIPTGGGAAAGEALLYVTLPSARYTVTVEYLDEPDGAATLEVLLNGQSVGQRAFDTTPATDKDTVRPWTLPALDIQRNSRLVLRGKADAGEYCRIVSVSFRPAGGFRGTLLPAEQLPPPPSLRVWQLPPERSAARAMLSAFVYRGVAAANARREERLAALQTPAQWRAYQDGIRARLADFFGPFPEKTPLNPKTVGTIHAEGYAIEKVIFQSRPRYYVTANFYRPVPCLRPVPGIALFCGHAAEGKGYHLYHETALGLVLKGYAVLAMDPHGQGERSEYFDPETLAHLVPLTVAQHHQFGRPAYLVGQTLSGHRTWDAIRAVDYLASRPEVDPQRLGATGNSGGGQMALLITAVDERIQVCAAGHPGGSQENTYLVGGYRDPDLLCLIAPRPCRFIVGKDSGEVGHESRMKDMRRFYRGLGVAEDRCDLAWVDGVHNMERPKRVAAYAWFNRWFGKPEAGADEPPLHVLTAQELWCTDSGFTLKSLGGESGVSLNTARLHAMLPTRKQPTSAAEAEAQVTALRQAVAQRAGARLLPDGAVPAAQPAGTFDGEGFTAEMLVLSTEEGVRCPAALLRPAQPGGPLVLHVSDRGKPTRADQPSLPLELCRAGATVLSLDVRGVGETDPRDGRFAATANGYDADNWARDSLAITAWAALRRTMAAMRAEDVAAAARYLHARGDLGSTELTALGEGEGGLWALLAAAGEPQIGRAVTLGTLASYRTLIENPYYELRGYFWIPEAPRDFDVVELSALAAPRPVAWLQPVDQMACPLRTEAWGKLAAWTASACRARGGRLDMQSQIGDGPAVQAAAVLAEITRAR